Within the [Enterobacter] lignolyticus SCF1 genome, the region CAAAAAGGTATCACAAAAACGGTATTATCCACACCGTTCTGTACCCCCTATCCTCATGCCATACCACAGACAAATGAGGAAAACGCCATGCATTCAGAACGCTTTATTACGGGTCAGAAGATGCTGCAACAGGTCGATGGTCAAGGAGGGGACGGGGTCGTCAAGAGCCTGCAGGATATCGCACCAGACTTCGCCCGTTACCTGATCGAATTTCCTTTTGGTGATATCTATTCCCGGCCAGGGATGAATTTGCGCGATCGGGAAATTGCGACCGTCGCGGCCTTAACCGCACTGGGCAATGCCGCGCCGCAGCTGAAGGTGCATCTTGCTGCTGCGCTGAACGTGGGATTGACGCAGGAGGAAATTGTCGAGGTGATCATGCAGATGGCGGTATATGCCGGTTTTCCAGCCGCGCTGAACGGGCTGTTCGCCGCAAAAGAGGTCTTTGCGGCGAACCCGAAGGAGTAATTACAGCAGCTGCGCCAGACGATTGATGTCGGACTGAATCGCCCCGGCGGTAACGTCGCGGCCCGCGCCAGGCCCGCGGATCACCAGCGGGTTATCGCGATACCAGCGGCTCTCGATGGCAAACACGTTGTCGCACGGCAGCAGCGCGGCGAGCGGGTGTTCAGGACGCACCGCCTCAACGCCGACGCGCGCCTTGCCGTTGGCGTCGAACCGCGCCACGTAGCGCAGCACCAGCCCCATTTCGCGGGCGGCTTCGAGGCGCTGCACCATCTGCTCGTTCAGCTCGTCGCCGTTTTCAAAGAAGTGGTCAATCGACCCTTCCTCGCAGTGCGACGGCACCAGCGACTCAACGCGCACCTGGTCCGGCTCGATGTCGTAACCCGCTTCACGGGCGAGGATCACCAGCTTGCGCATCACGTCTTTGCCGGAAAGATCAACGCGCGGATCCGGCTCCGTCAGCCCCTGCTGCCAGGCCTGATCCACCAGATCGGTGAACGGGACGGTACCGTCAAACTGCAGGAACAGCCATGACAGGGTGCCGGAGAAAATTCCGCTGATGGCGAGGATCGTATCGCCGCTGTCGCGCAGATCGCGCACCGTAAAGTTGACCGGCAGCCCGGCGCCGACGGTGGCGTTATACAGCCAGTGACGACCAGTTTTCTCAAACGCGTCGTGGATGCGGCGGTACTTATCGCTGGTGCTGGCGCCCGCCAGCTTGTTAGCGCTGATCACGTGGAAACCGTGGCTGGCGAAATCGAGATACTGATCGGCCAGCTGCGGGCTGGCGGTAACGTCCAGCACCACCAGATCGTCATACGGATGGGCGCGCATCCACAGGAACAGCGACTCTTCGTCCTGCTCAACGGCCTCATCGTCAAAGAAGGCCAGCGCCCGGCTGGCGTCGAGACCTTCGTAGCTCAGCAGGCTGCGGCGGCTGTCGACCACCCCGGCCAGCACGAACTCAAAGCCGGTACGGGCAGAGAGCGTGATCTGCTCGCGGGCGAACAGCTCCAGCCAGCGGGAGCCGATATTGCCCTTGCCGAACAGCATCAGGCCGATGCGCTTCTCCGCGCGGAACAGCGACTGGTGGAGCCCCTGAATCAGGCTCTCCGTCGGCCCGGTACGCAGCACCGCCACCAGGCTGATGCCCTCTTCCGACTGCCAGGTAAACTCCACCGGCTGGCCTTTCAGCTGCTGCCAGAAACGGTGGCAGTGCAGCGGGTTGCGGGTCACGCCCGCTCCAACCATCGCGACCAGCGCCAGACCCTGACGCAAACGCAGCTCGCCGGGAAGCCCGGCTTCATCCAGCAGCTTCAGCGCGCTGTCGGCCACTTCGGCGGTATAGCAAAACTGCAGCAGATGGCGGTCGTTATGCACGCCCACCGCCAGCGGGCGCACCTGGGCGCGCTTAAGAATCAGGTCGATCTCTTTGTGCGCCAGCTTAAAATCCTGGCTCGCCGGGACTTCGAATTCAATCAGGCAGATATCGTCGTGGCTGGTGACGATACGCGCCCCGGTGCCGGAAGCCAGCACGCGCTCAATGCGGGTGGAGCCCTGATCCGGCGTATAGCTACAGCGCAGCTGCAGGTCGATATCGCTGCCGGAGACCGGCTGCAGCGTACGGGCATGCAGCACCGGCGCCGCCAGACGCGCCAGCTCGCTGGCTTCGTCAAGACGCAGCAGCGGCAGCAGGCAGGCATCCTTCACTTTGCGCGGGTCAGCGCTGTATACCCCGGCGACGTCGCTCCAGATAGTCACGCGGGACACCCCCGCCAGCGCGCCCACCTGGGTGGCGGAGTAGTCAGAGCCGTTACGGCCCAGCAGGACGGTTTCCCCGGCGTTATTGCGGCTGATAAACCCGGTGACCACCAGACGCTTGTGCGGATGCTGCGCCAGCAGCTGCTGCAAAAGCGGATAAGAGAGCCCCTCATCCACCTGCGGCTGCGCGGCGCGTTCCGCGCGCAGAAACTCGCGGGCGTCGAGCCAGGCGGCCGCCAGCCCCTGCTGCTCCAGTACGGCAGCCATCAGGCGCGCGGACCACACTTCGCCGTGGCCGACGACTTCGGAATACACCGCGTCGGTGATGCCGCTATCGAGCAGCACCGCCAGGCGTTCGAGATCGTGGATAAACTGGGCCACCATGCCGTCGGCGACGTCCGGCGGCAGCAGGCCGGTCATCAGCTCGACCTGGTAGCGGCGCAGCGCCTGTTGAACCTGATGCGCAGAGAGCCTGTCGGTCTGGCTGAGCTTCAGCCAGTTGATCAGCTGGTTGGTGGTGCTGCCGGCGGCGGAAACGACCATCATATCGTCGGGCTGCGAGTGCTCAGCCATAATACCTGCCACGCGCAGGTAACATTTCACATCCGCCAGACTACTGCCACCAAACTTATGCAGCTGACGACCCTTCGCCCCTGCCTGCGCTATCACACTCATGGTTACCCCTCTTTTGCTGCCCGGAACCCATTTTCCAGGTCGGCAATCAAATCTTCACAATCTTCAATACCGGTTGAGATACGTAACAGCGTCTCAGAAATACCGGCCGCCGCGCGGGCTTCCGGCGCCATGCCCGCGTGGGTCATGGTGGCGGCATGGGAGATCAGGCTCTCCACCCCGCCCAGCGATTCCGCCAGTGTAAACAGCGACAGCCCGCTTAAAAAGCGGCGAAGCGTTTGTTCGTCGCCATCCAGCTCAAAGCTGAGCATCGCGCCGAACCCTTTTTGCTGGCGGGCGGCAATTTCGTGCCCCTGGTTTTCCGGCAGCGACGGGTGGTACAGCTTTTTCACCAGCGGCTGCTGCCTGAGGAAATCGACAATCGCCTGCGCGTTGCGTTGCGCCACCTCCATGCGCGGCGACAGCGTACGCAAGCCACGCAGCAGCAGGTAGCTGTCGAACGCGCTGCCGGTGACGCCGATATTATTCGCCCACCATGCCAGCTCGGTGACGGTCTCTTCCTCTTTGGCGATCACCACCCCGGCGACCACATCGGAGTGGCCGTTCAGGTATTTGGTGCACGAGTGCAGCACCAGATTGGCCCCCAGCGCCAGCGGATTTTGCAGCGCCGGGCTCAGGAAGGTGTTATCCACAACGCTCACCGCCCCCGCGTCGCGCGCCAGGCGACAGATTTTCGCAATATCAACGACGCGCAACAATGGGTTACTTGGGCTTTCGACTAAAACCAGCTTCGGTTTCTCCGCCAGTGCCGCGCACAGCGCCTGCTCATCGCCCTGATCGACGAACAGCACGCGATAGCAGCCGCGCCGGGCAAGGCTATCAAACAGGCGATAGCTGCCGCCGTAGCAGTCGTGCGGCGCCACCAACAGGTCGCCGGGCTTGAGAAAAACGGTGGTGACCAGATGAATAGCCGACATGCCGGTATTGGTCAACACCGCGCCTGCGCCTCCTTCCAGTTCCGCCAGCGCGCGCTGCACGACGTCGCGCGTCGGGTTGCCGCGACGCGAGTAGTCGTGGGCGCGAGGCTCGTTAAAACCGGTAAAATTATAGGTGCTGGAAAGATGAATTGGCGGGACAACGCAGCCATACTGTTCGTCGTCATTTAACCCGCTACGCACTGCGATGGTGGCCTGTTTACGCGTCATAGTGAATCGTTCCTGGCATGGTCGATAAAGAGTCAGGCCACAGAGTAACCACTGCGACAATGGACGTCAATACATCTGGACATCTAAACTTCTTTGCGTATAGATTGAGCAATCGGCCAATAGCCGTTAAAATTATATGCATTAGCGCACATCTGCGGACGCTTTCCCCGTGTCAGGGTCGCGCCTCTACGGTAAACTACGCGCGTTTATGTCCGAACCCCAGGTTCTGACCCTTTATTAATGACGAAGAGGATTAAGGTATCTCATGGCTGAATGGAGCGGCGAATATATCAGCCCATACGCTGAGCACGGTAAGAAGAGTGAACAAGTAAAAAAAATTACGGTTTCCATTCCTCTGAAGGTGTTAAAGATCCTCACTGATGAACGCACCCGTCGTCAGGTGAATAACCTGCGTCACGCGACTAATAGCGAGCTGCTGTGCGAAGCGTTCCTGCATGCGTTTACCGGCCAACCGTTACCGAACGATGACGATCTGCGCAAAGAGCGCAGCGATGAAATCCCTGAAGAAGCCAAAGCGATCATGCGCGAGCTGGGGATCGATCCGGAAACGTGGGAATACTGATCCACAGATGCAAAAAAGGCGCCTCGCGGCGCCTTTTTCTCGGGTAACTTATTTGCTGCCCGGGATGCTGAAGCGTTTGTTGAAACGCTCAACACGACCACCGGTATCAACAACACGCTGCTTACCAGTGAAGAACGGGTGGCATTTGCCGCACACGTCCAGGTTCAGGTCGTGACCCACGGTAGAGTGGGTTTTGATGACATTACCGCAAGAACAGGTTGCAGTAATTTCTACATAATTCGGGTGAATACCTTTTTTCATGGGAAACCTCAGTTTAAGGCCGCGTCGCTCTTCCGGCCCTAACGCCAGACACCACGCGAAGTTGATATTAGGATTTTTTGCCGCGCAGATAGCGCATCAAAGGCGGCGAATCATACAGAATTTAACCACCGTATGCAAACTGATCCGCCACCGATCATCACAATGTGTATACTGTCTCACCGAATTTCAAGCCAGGAAGCGCCGATGCCCGTAGCCCATGTAGCCCTGCCCGTTCCGCTTGCCCGCACCTTTGATTATCTGTTGCCTGAAGGCGTCAGCGTCAAGGCCGGGTGCCGGGTGCGGGTGCCGTTCGGCAAACAGCAGGAGCGCGTTGGGGTCGTCGTGGCGAGCGGCGACAAGAGCGAACTGCCGCTGAGCGATCTCAAACCGGTCATCGAGGTGCTGGACGACGAGCCGGTCTATACCCCGGCGGTATGGCGCATGCTGCTGTGGGCGGCGGAGTACTACCATCACCCAATTGGCGATGTGCTGTTCCACGCGCTGCCCATTCTGCTACGGCAGGGCAAACCCGCCAGCGCCGCGCCGCTGTGGTACTGGTTCGCGACCGAGCAGGGCCAGGCGGTGGATATCAACAGCCTGAAGCGTTCTCATAAACAGCAGCAGGCGCTGGCGGCGCTGCGCCAGGGCAATATCTGGCGCCATCAGGTCGCGGAGCTTGAGTTTAACGAGGCCGCCCTGCAGGGGCTGCGGAAAAAAGGCTACTGCGACATGGCAAGCGCCGCTCCGGCTATTACCGACTGGCGCGACGGCTATACGCTTTCCGGTGAGCGGCTACGGCTGAATACCGAGCAGGCCACCGCGGTCGGCGCGATCCACAGCCATGCTGACAGCTTTTCCGCCTGGCTGCTGGACGGTGTGACCGGCTCAGGGAAAACGGAAGTCTACCTCAGCGTGCTGGAAAACGTGCTGGCCCAGGGCAAGCAGGCGCTGGTCATGGTGCCGGAAATCGGCCTGACGCCGCAGACCATCGCCCGTTTTCGCGAGCGCTTCAACGCGCCGGTCGAGGTGCTGCACTCCGCCCTCAACGACAGCGAGCGCCTGTCGGCCTGGCTGAAGGCCAAAAACGGCGAGGCGGCGATCGTCATCGGCACCCGCTCGGCCCTGTTTACGCCGTTTAACAACCTCGGCGTTATCGTCATTGATGAGGAGCACGACAGCTCCTATAAGCAACAGGAAGGCTGGCGCTACCACGCCCGCGACCTTGCCGTCTGGCGCGCCCACAGCGAGCAGATTCCGGTGATCCTCGGTTCGGCGACGCCCGCGCTGGAAACCCTGCACAACGTCCGTCAGGGTAAATACCGCAAGCTGAAGCTGAGCAAACGCGCCGGTAACGCGCGTCCGGCCGTGCAGCACGTGCTGGATCTGAAAGGTCAGCAGCTGCAGGCGGGGTTATCTCCCGCCTTAATTCACCGGATGCGCCAGCATCTGCAGGCGGATAACCAGGTCATTCTGTTTCTGAACCGCCGCGGTTTCGCCCCGGCGCTGCTGTGCCACGACTGCGGGTGGATCGCCGAATGCCCGCGCTGCGACCACTACTACACGCTGCACCAGGCGCAGCGCCACCTGCGCTGCCACCACTGCGACAGCCAGCGGCCGGTGCCGCGCCAGTGCCCTTCCTGCGGCTCCACCCATCTGGTTCCGGTCGGGCTGGGCACCGAGCAGCTTGAAGAGGCGCTCAGGCCGCTGTTCCCGGAGGCGCCGATTTCCCGTATCGACAGGGACACCACCAGCCGTAAGGGCGCGCTGGAGCAGTATCTTGCCGACGTTCATCGCGGCGGCGCGCGCATTCTTATCGGCACCCAGATGCTGGCAAAAGGGCACCACTTTCCCGACGTCACGCTGGTGGCGCTGCTGGATGTCGACGGCGCGCTGTTCTCGGCCGACTTCCGCTCGGCGGAGCGTTTCGCCCAGCTCTACACCCAGGTCTCCGGGCGCGCCGGACGCGCCGGCAAGCAGGGCGAAGTGGTGCTGCAAACGCATCACCCGGAGCATCCGCTGCTGCAAACGCTGCTGTACAAAGGGTACGATGAGTTTGCCCAACAGGCGCTGGCCGAGCGCCAGACGCTGCAGCTGCCGCCGTGGACCAGCCACGTGCTGATCCGCGCGGAAGACCACGATAACCAGCAGGCGCCGCTGTTCCTTCAGCAGCTGCGCAACCTCCTGCAGGCCAGCCCGCTGGCCGATGACAAGCTGTGGCTGCTGGGCCCGGTACCCGCACTGGCGCCAAAGCGCGGCGGCCGCTGGCGCTGGCAGATTGTCCTGCAACATCCGTCGCGTCTGCGACTACAGCACGTAGTCAGCGGGACGATGGCGCTGGTCAATACCTTACCTGCGTCGCGCAAGGTAAAATGGGTATTAGATGTCGATCCGATAGAGGGTTAACGCGTCACACTGCGAAGCGGATCGAAAAATTCAACTTCCGTCACAATTTTCATGAAAATTCTGTAACTCCCCGACCTGACTATCTGATAAAAAAAGAGACTGATATCAGAGACAGCGGAAGTCTCTGTTCCCGTCTGCGAGGAGAACCCAGGTGAAGCCCAAAAATGAAGTGGTTGCGGCAACCATGAAGGATGTTGCCCTGAAGGCGAATGTCTCTACGGCAACCGTATCCCGAGCGTTAATGAACCCCGACAAGGTATCCCAGGCGACACGTAATAAAGTCGAAAAAGCCGCGCTGGAAGTGGGTTATCTGCCGCAGTCGCTCGGGCGGAACATGAAACGTAATGAATCGCGCACCATCCTGGTGATTGTTCCGGATATTTGCGATCCCTTTTTTAGCGAAATCATCCGCGGAATCGAAATCACCGCCGCCAGCCATGGCTACCTGGTATTGATCGGCGACTGCGCCCATCAGAACCAGCAGGAAAAGACCTTTATCGACCTTATCATCACCAAGCAGATCGACGGTATGCTGCTGCTGGGCTCGCGTCTGCCGTTTGACGCCAGTATTGAAGAGCAGCGTAATCTGCCGCCGATGGTGATGGCCAACGAGTTTGCGCCGGAGCTTGAGCTGCCGACGGTGCATATCGACAACCTCACCGCCGCCTTTGACGCCGTCAACTATCTGCATGAGCTGGGGCACCAGCGCATCGGCTGTATCGCCGGGCCGGAAGAGATGCCGCTGTGCCACTACCGCCTGCAGGGCTACGTGCAGGCGCTGCGCCGCTGCGGGATTACCGTCGATCCGCACTATATCGCCCGCGGCGACTTCACCTTCGAAGCGGGCGCCAGCGCCCTGGAGCAGCTGCTGGCGCTGCCGCAGCCGCCGACCGCTATTTTCTGCCATAGCGATATTATGGCGCTCGGCGCGCTGTCGCTGGCGAAACGCCGGGGACTGAAGGTGCCGGAAGATCTGTCGCTTGTCGGCTTTGATAACATTTCGCTGGCCGAGTTCTGCGATCCGCCGCTGACCACCGTGTCGCAGCCGCGTTTCGACATCGGTCGCGAAGCGATGCTCCTGTTGCTTGACCAGCTGAGCGGTCAGACCGTCAGCAGCGGTTCGCGGTTGCTCGACTGTGAGCTGGTGGTTCGCGGCAGTACGCGAAAAATATGACCTAAATTAAATACCTTTAAGACTAGCGCTTCTGGTCAAAGCTCCGTCGCTTAAGTAACATGACGGGCTGACGAACGAATAAATACAGCGAAACGATAGTGGCACAACGAGATTATGTACGCCGCAGCAGCCAACCGGCTCCTTCGCGGCGCAAAAAGAGCCCTTCACGAAGCTCACGGAAAAAGCAAAGCAGTTTTCCCGCAGTTTCACCGGCCATGGTCGCGATTGCCGCGGCCGTGCTGGTAGCCTTTATCGGTGGCCTGTACTTTATTACCCATCACAAGAAAGAAGAGGCGGATGCCCTGCAGGGCCGCCAGGTTACGGGTAATGGACTACCGCCGAAACCGGAAGAGCGCTGGCGCTACATTAAAGAGCTGGAAAGCCGCCAGCCGGGCGTGCGCGCGCCGACGGAACCCTCCGCAGGCGGCGAAGTGAAGAATGCCGATCAGCTAACGGACGAACAGCGCCAGCTGCTGGCTCAGATGCAGGCCGATATGCGCCAGCAGCCGACGCAGCTCACCGAGGTGCCGTGGAACGAACAGACGCCAGCGCAGCGCCAGCAAACGCTGCAGCGTCAGCGGATGGCACAGCAAGCGCAACAGCAGCAGTGGGCGCAGACACAGCCGGTACAGCAGCAACAGCAACAATGGACGCAGACGCAGCCGGTACAGCAGCCGCGCACCCAGCCGCGGGTGACGGAACAGCCGTATCAGCAGCCGCAGCAGCAAACGCGCACGGCGCAAAGCCAGCCGACGCACCAGACGCCGCCGAAGCAAACGGCCGCGTCGCAGCAGCCGTATCAGGATCTGCTGCAAACGCCTGCGCACACCACGGCGCAACAGCCAAAAGCGCAGCAGGCCGCGCCGATAACGCGCGAACCTGAACCGGCGAAAGCCGCGGCGGAGAAAAAAGACGACCGCCGCTGGCTGGTGCAGTGCGGGTCGTTTAAAGGCGCGGATCAGGCGGAAACCGTTCGCGCGCAGCTGGCGTTCGAAGGCTTCGATTCCCGTATTACGACCAATAACGGCTGGAACCGCGTGGTGATCGGCCCGATGAAAGGCAAAGACACCGCCGACGGCACAATTTCCCGCCTGAAGCTGGCAGGTCACACAAACTGCATTCGTCTCGCCGCCGGGGGTTGAAACCCCCAAAATCCCCCCCATCTATAATTGCATTCTGCCCCGTACGCTGTGCGGGGCCCCTATTCTGCTTTGTACCAGGGGGTCCTTCGTGACAACAATAGTAAGTGTTCGCCGTAACGGTCATGTAGTCATCGCCGGTGATGGTCAGGCTACGCTTGGCAATACCGTCATGAAAGGCAACGTGAAAAAAGTGCGTCGTTTGTATAACGACAAAGTGATCGCTGGCTTTGCCGGGGGCACCGCGGACGCCTTCACGCTGTTTGAACTGTTTGAGCGTAAGCTGGAAATGCATCAGGGCCACCTGGTGAAAGCCGCCGTTGAGCTGGCGAAAGACTGGCGTACCGACCGTATGCTGCGCAAGCTGGAAGCCCTGCTTGCCGTCGCGGATGAAAACGCCTCGCTTATCATCACCGGCAACGGCGATGTAGTGCAGCCAGAAAATGATTTGATCGCCATCGGTTCCGGCGGCCCGTATGCGCAGGCTGCAGCGCGCGCCCTGCTGGAAAACACCGAGATGAGCGCCCGTGATATCGCGGTGAAAGCGTTGGATATTGCAGGCGATATTTGCATTTATACCAACCACTTCCACACCATCGAAGAATTGACCTCCAAAGCGTAAGGATCTCCCATGTCTGAAATGACCCCACGCGAAATTGTCAGCGAACTGGACAAACATATTATCGGTCAGGACGCCGCCAAGCGTTCTGTGGCTATCGCGCTGCGTAACCGCTGGCGCCGCATGCAGCTCAACGAGGAGCTGCGCCACGAAGTCACCCCGAAAAACATTCTGATGATCGGCCCCACCGGCGTGGGTAAAACCGAAATCGCCCGTCGTCTGGCGAAGCTTGCCAACGCGCCGTTCATCAAGGTAGAAGCCACCAAGTTCACCGAAGTGGGCTATGTGGGGAAAGAAGTTGACTCCATCATCCGCGATCTGACCGACTCCGCCATTAAAATGGTGCGCATGCAGTCCATCGAGAAAAACCGCTACCGCGCGGAAGAACTGGCGGAAGAGCGCATTCTCGACGTGCTGATCCCACCGGCGAAAAACAACTGGGGCCAGACCGAGCAGGCGCAGGAGCCGTCGGCGGCGCGCCAGGCGTTTCGTAAAAAACTGCGCGAAGGTCAGCTGGACGATAAAGAAATCGAAATCAACCTCGCGGCGGCGCCGATGGGTGTTGAAATCATGTCACCTCCGGGCATGGAAGAGATGACCAGCCAGCTGCAGTCGATGTTCCAGAACCTGGGCGGCCAGAAGCAGAAGCCTCGCAAGCTCAAAATCAAAGACGCCCTGAAGCTGCTGATTGAAGAAGAAGCGGCAAAGCTGGTGAACCCGGAAGAGCTGAAGCAGGACGCGATCGAAGCCGTTGAGCAGCACGGTATCGTGTTTATCGACGAAATCGACAAAATCTGTAAGCGCGGCGGCAATACCTCCGGCCCGGACGTTTCCCGCGAAGGCGTACAGCGCGACCTGCTGCCGCTGGTGGAAGGCTGTACTGTCTCCACCAAGCACGGGATGGTGAAAACCGACCACATTCTGTTTATCGCTTCCGGCGCGTTCCAGGTCGCCAGCCCGTCGGATCTGATCCCGGAGCTGCAGGGCCGTCTGCCGATCCGCGTGGAGCTGAAGGCGCTGACGACCCAGGACTTTGAACGCATTCTGACCGAGCCGAACGCATCGGTCACCGTGCAGTACAAAGCGCTGATGGCGACCGAAGGCGTGGACATCAGCTTTACCGAAAGCGGCATCAAGCGCATTGCCGAAGCGGCATGGCAGGTGAACGAAACGACCGAGAACATCGGCGCCCGTCGTCTGCATACCGTCCTGGAACGCCTGATGGAAGATATCTCTTACGACGCCAGCGACCTGAACGGTCAGAGCATTACCATTGATGCGGAATATGTTAGTAAGCATCTTGATGCGCTGGTGGCAGATGAAGATCTGAGCCGTTTTATCCTATAATCGCGGTTACTGCATTTTCATCACTGTTGATGGGGGCTATAGCCCCCATTTTTATTGGCTAAATAACTATGACTGATATCAGCCGTACTCAGGCGTGGCTGGAAAGCCTGCGCCCCAAGACATTACCTCTGGCGTTTGCCGCTATCGTTGTCGGCACCGCGCTTGCCTGGTGGCAGGGACATTTCGACCCGCTGGTGGCGCTGCTGGCGCTTATCACGGCCGGGCTACTGCAGATCCTCTCCAACCTGGCGAACGACTATGGCGACGCGGTAAAAGGCAGCGATAAGCCTGACCGTATCGGCCCGCTGCGCGGCATGCAGAAAGGCGCGATCACCCAGGCGCAGATGAAGCGTGCGCTGGTGGTCACCGTGGCGCTGATCTGCCTGTCCGGTCTGTCGCTGCTGGCGGCGTCCTGGCAGAACGTGGGCGACTTTATCGGTTTTCTGGTGCTGGGCGGGCTGTCGATTATCGCCGCCATCACCTATACCGTCGGCACCCGTCCGTATGGCTATATCGGTCTTGGCGATATTTCGGTGCTGATTTTTTTCGGCTGGCTCAGCGTGATGGGGAGCTGGTATCTGCAGGCGCACAATATCGTTCCGGCCATGTTCCTGCCCGCGACCGCCTGCGGCCTGCTGGCGACCGCGGTG harbors:
- the menA gene encoding 1,4-dihydroxy-2-naphthoate polyprenyltransferase; translation: MTMTDISRTQAWLESLRPKTLPLAFAAIVVGTALAWWQGHFDPLVALLALITAGLLQILSNLANDYGDAVKGSDKPDRIGPLRGMQKGAITQAQMKRALVVTVALICLSGLSLLAASWQNVGDFIGFLVLGGLSIIAAITYTVGTRPYGYIGLGDISVLIFFGWLSVMGSWYLQAHNIVPAMFLPATACGLLATAVLNINNLRDINSDRENGKNTLAVRLGPVNARRYHACLLMGSLLCLALFNLLTLHSLWGWLFLLAAPLLVKQARFVLTHLDPTDMPPMLERTVKGALLTNLLFVVGIVLSRLAS
- the hslU gene encoding HslU--HslV peptidase ATPase subunit, which encodes MSEMTPREIVSELDKHIIGQDAAKRSVAIALRNRWRRMQLNEELRHEVTPKNILMIGPTGVGKTEIARRLAKLANAPFIKVEATKFTEVGYVGKEVDSIIRDLTDSAIKMVRMQSIEKNRYRAEELAEERILDVLIPPAKNNWGQTEQAQEPSAARQAFRKKLREGQLDDKEIEINLAAAPMGVEIMSPPGMEEMTSQLQSMFQNLGGQKQKPRKLKIKDALKLLIEEEAAKLVNPEELKQDAIEAVEQHGIVFIDEIDKICKRGGNTSGPDVSREGVQRDLLPLVEGCTVSTKHGMVKTDHILFIASGAFQVASPSDLIPELQGRLPIRVELKALTTQDFERILTEPNASVTVQYKALMATEGVDISFTESGIKRIAEAAWQVNETTENIGARRLHTVLERLMEDISYDASDLNGQSITIDAEYVSKHLDALVADEDLSRFIL